Proteins from one Pelodiscus sinensis isolate JC-2024 chromosome 21, ASM4963464v1, whole genome shotgun sequence genomic window:
- the MTMR4 gene encoding phosphatidylinositol-3,5-bisphosphate 3-phosphatase MTMR4 isoform X1: MRAEEYAAGLEWWRRTAVSLAADRGRKESGFGLRGLDPSLVMMGEEGPPSLEYIQAKDLFPPKELLKEEESLQVPFAVLQGESVEYLGRANDAVIAISNYRLHIKCKDSVISVPLRMMESVESRDMFQLHIVCKDSKVVRCHFSTFKQCQEWLKRLSRAIARPAKPEDLFAFAYHAWCLGVCADEGDQHAHLCHPGDHVKFRFEMELVRMDFDLQNVWRVSDINSNYKLCTSYPQKLLVPVWITDKELENVASFRSWKRIPVVVYRHQPNGAAIARCSQPEISWWGWRNADDEYLVTSIAKACALNPGTRTASTIPHSGASEGAEPCDTDFDSSLTACSGVENAAAPQKLLILDARSYTAAVANRAKGGGCECEEYYPNCEVVFMGMANIHSIRNSFQYLRAVCSQMPDPSNWLSALESTKWLQHLSIMLKAAVLVSNAVDREGRPVLVHCSDGWDRTPQIIALAKILLDPYYRTMEGFQVLIESDWLDFGHKFGDRCGHHENVEDQNEQCPVFLQWLDSVHQLLKQFPCLFEFNEAFLVKLVQHTYSCLYGTFLGNSPCEREMHNIYKRTCSVWSLLRAGNKNFHNLLYMPGTEQVLHPVCHVRALHLWTAVYLPASYPCPLGEEGMDRYLPPGSQSQEFSGRSLDRLPKTRSMDDLLSAGDSSSPLTRTSSDPNLNNHCQEVRVALEPRHGSTEDTGLHLEESSVMAMGETQQVPVEPGKTLPLKTTANANSRTDQQAHCKLPRGWAPPPASNIFLETEVERRVNPEAVDGISPSSNHRGQENLCRTCVKTGEQLDSCPYNPSKATGLESNGSWNVVNHPKDTLNPAVGIPSQDAQAASVSSQNSPGPTPGMLHHHRDTGSGGHCEEMGQVGTVPLEQWQRPISQSQTSEFSLLASNWDSFQGMVMSLPNGETVTKRLLSYGCCNKRVNSKQLRVPGLCLSSQWSPREGVKPPVCSGHPSAHCAGPAGKPSRLWLPCHVKQVSGSKHVPQSSPSPVPPLYLDDDGLPFPTDVIQHRLRQIEASYKQEVEQLRRQVRELQLRLDIRYCCAPLAEPQMDYEDDFTCLKESDSSDTEDFFSDHSEDCLSEASWEPVDKKETEVTRWVPDHMASHCFNCDCEFWLAKRRHHCRNCGNVFCAGCCHLKLPIPDQQLYDPVLVCNSCYDHIQVSRARELMSQHLKKPIATASS, from the exons GTCCCgtttgctgtgctgcagggggagagTGTGGAGTATTTGGGCCGTGCGAATGATGCCGTGATCGCCATCTCCAACTACCGGCTTCATATCAAGTGTAAAGACTCCGTGATCAGT GTGCCTTTGAGGATGATGGAAAGCGTGGAGAGTCGGGACATGTTCCAGCTTCACATCGTCTGCAAGGACTCCAAAGTGGTCAG GTGCCATTTCTCCACCTTTAAGCAGTGCCAGGAGTGGCTGAAGAGGCTGAGCCGTGCCATTGCCCGCCCTGCGAAGCCTGAAGATCTGTTTGCATTCGCCTACCATGCTTGGTGCTTGGGAGTCTGCGCCGACGAGGGTGATCAGCATGCCCATCTGTGCCACCCAG GAGACCATGTGAAGTTCCGGTTTGAGATGGAGCTTGTGAGGATGGACTTCGACTTGCAGAATGTCTGGAGAGTTTCTGACATCAACAGCAATTACAA GCTCTGTACCAGTTACCCTCAGAAGCTGCTAGTTCCTGTCTGGATCACTGACAAGGAGCTGGAGAATGTGGCTTCCTTCAGGTCTTGGAAAAGGATCCCTGTAGTTGTGTACAG ACACCAGCCCAACGGCGCAGCAATCGCACGCTGCAGCCAGCCGGAAATCAGCTGGTGGGGCTGGCGCAATGCTGACGATGAGTATCTTGTGACCTCCATTGCCAAGGCCTGTGCCTTGAACCCTGGAACAAGGACAGCCAGTACAATTCCCCACAGCGGCGCCAGCGAAGGAGCGGAGCCCTGCGACACAGACTTTG ATTCCTCGCTGACGGCATGTTCAGGCGTGGAGAACGCAGCCGCCCCACAGAAGCTGCTGATCCTAGATGCCAGATCCTACACCGCGGCTGTTGCCAACAgggcaaagggagggggctgtgaaTGTGAAG AGTATTATCCAAACTGTGAGGTAGTGTTCATGGGCATGGCCAATATCCACTCCATCAGGAACAGCTTTCAGTACCTGCGTGCTGTCTGCAGCCAGATGCCAGATCCCAGCAA CTGGCTTTCAGCCTTGGAGAGTACCAAGTGGCTGCAGCATCTCTCCATCATGTTGAAGGCAGCAGTTCTGGTCTCAAATGCCGTCGACCGAGAGGGGCGCCCGGTGCTGGTGCACTGCTCAGATGGCTGGGACAGAACCCCGCAGATTATAGCACTGGCAAAGATACTTTTGGACCCCTACTATAGGACCATGGAG GGTTTTCAGGTGCTGATTGAATCAGACTGGCTCGATTTTGGTCACAAATTTGGTGATCGCTGTGGGCACCACGAGAATGTGGAAGATCAGAACGAGCAGTGTCCAGTGTTTCTTCAGTGGCTAGACTCCGTTCATCAGCTGCTCAAGCAGTTCCCCTGCCTGTTTGAATTTAATGAAGCTTTCCTG GTGAAACTGGTGCAGCACACATATTCCTGCCTGTATGGGACTTTCCTGGGCAACAGCCCCTGTGAGCGAGAGATGCACAACATTTACAAACGCACCTGCTCAGTGTGGTCGCTCCTGAGAGCTGGCAACAAGAactttcacaacctcctctacATGCCTGGCACCGAGCAG GTGCTGCATCCAGTGTGCCACGTGCGAGCACTACATCTTTGGACAGCAGTGTACCTTCCAGCATCATACCCCTGTCCTCTTGGGGAGGAGGGCATGGACCGTTATCTGCCCCCGGGATCCCAAAGCCAGGAGTTCAGTGGCAGATCTCTGGACAG GTTACCAAAGACAAGGTCTATGGACGACCTGCTTTCTGCCGGTGACTCCAGCAGCCCGCTGACCCGTACTTCTAGTGATCCAAACCTGAACAACCACTGCCAGGAGGTCAGGGTGGCCTTGGAGCCCAGACATGGCAGCACAGAGGACACTGGGCTGCACCTTGAGGAAAGCAGTGTGATGGCCATGGGAGAAACACAGCAGGTGCCAGTGGAGCCGGGGAAAACTCTGCCCCTGAAAACCACGGCAAACGCCAACAGCCGCACTGATCAGCAAGCGCACTGCAAGCTACCCAGGGGCTGGGCGCCTCCGCCAGCAAGCAACATCTTTCTCGAGACAGAAGTGGAGCGCAGGGTGaatccggaggctgtggatggcatcaGTCCATCTTCAAACCATCGTGGACAGGAGAACTTATGCAGGACTTGTGTCAAAACTGGGGAGCAGCTTGATTCCTGTCCCTATAACCCTTCCAAAGCAACTGGCTTGGAATCCAATGGAAGCTGGAATGTTGTGAACCACCCTAAAGACACCCTAAATCCTGCAGTGGGCATTCCCAGCCAGGACGCCCAAGCAGCAAGTGTCTCTTCTCAGAACAGCCCAGGCCCCACGCCAGGCATGCTGCATCACCACAGAGACACTGGCAGCGGTGGGCACTGTGAGGAAATGGGCCAGGTGGGGACGGTGCCGCTGGAGCAATGGCAAAGGCCCATTTCCCAGAGCCAGACCAGTGAGTTCTCTCTCCTGGCTTCCAACTGGGACAGTTTCCAGGGGATGGTGATGTCACTCCCCAATGGGGAGACAGTAACCAAGCGGCTGCTTTCCTACGGTTGCTGTAACAAGAGGGTGAACAGCAAGCAGCTGCGGGTGCCAGGGCTCTGTCTAAGTAGCCAGTGGTCTCCAAGAGAAGGTGTGAAACCACCAGTCTGCTCCGGCCATCCTAGCGCACATTGTGCAGGTCCTGCAGGGAAGCCAAGCCGGCTGTGGTTACCCTGCCATGTGAAGCAGGTGTCTGGCTCCAAGCATGTGCCACAGAGCAGCCCTTCCCCTGTGCCTCCCCTCTATTTGGATGACGACgggctccccttccccacagaTGTGATTCAGCACAGGCTGCGGCAGATCGAAGCCAGCTACAAGCAGGAAGTGGAGCAGCTGCGTAGGCAGGTGCGAGAGCTCCAGTTAAGGCTGGATATACGTTACTGCTGTGCCCCCCTGGCGGAGCCCCAGATGGACTATGAAGATGACTTT ACCTGTCTAAAGGAATCGGACAGCAGTGACACCGAGGACTTCTTCTCTGATCACAGTGAGGACTGTCTGTCTGAAGCAAGCTGGGAGCCTGTTGATAAGAAAGAGACTGAG GTCACACGCTGGGTTCCAGACCATATGGCATCACACTGCTTTAACTGTGATTGTGAATTCTGGCTAGCCAAACGAAGGCACCACTGCAG GAATTGTGGGAACGTGTTCTGTGCTGGCTGCTGTCATCTGAAGCTGCCCATTCCTGATCAGCAGCTCTACGATCCAGTCCTTGTCTGCAACTCATGTTACGATCACATCCAGGTGTCGCGTGCTAGAGAGCTCATGAGCCAGCACCTGAAGAAACCTATCGCCACAGCTTCCAGTTGA